A window of Microcystis aeruginosa FD4 contains these coding sequences:
- a CDS encoding CsbD family protein produces the protein MSIEDKMKAAAKNVEGKVQSAAGELTGDEKMKAEGELKQVQAAAMNVAADVKDKAENLLEDMKNAAQDAIENIKDKIN, from the coding sequence ATGAGCATCGAAGACAAAATGAAGGCTGCTGCCAAAAATGTCGAGGGGAAAGTACAATCGGCTGCTGGAGAATTAACTGGCGACGAGAAAATGAAAGCAGAAGGAGAATTAAAGCAGGTACAAGCAGCGGCAATGAACGTGGCAGCTGATGTCAAAGATAAGGCAGAAAATTTGTTGGAGGACATGAAAAACGCCGCCCAGGACGCAATCGAAAACATCAAAGACAAAATTAACTGA
- a CDS encoding GlsB/YeaQ/YmgE family stress response membrane protein: MNVISWIILGFIAGAIAKAIYPGRQGGGILATTLLGIIGAFVGGTLLNLIQTGSFALAGSTLSIPGIFVAIIGAIVFIFLWGLVTTSRPD, from the coding sequence ATTAATGTCATTTCTTGGATAATTTTGGGCTTTATTGCTGGTGCGATCGCAAAAGCTATTTATCCCGGGCGACAGGGGGGTGGTATTTTGGCCACGACTTTGCTAGGAATTATCGGGGCTTTTGTGGGGGGAACTCTGTTAAATTTGATTCAAACTGGCAGTTTTGCCCTAGCGGGTTCTACCTTAAGCATACCGGGCATTTTTGTCGCTATTATCGGTGCGATCGTGTTTATTTTCCTCTGGGGATTAGTCACGACTTCCCGTCCTGACTAA
- the pyrR gene encoding bifunctional pyr operon transcriptional regulator/uracil phosphoribosyltransferase PyrR, producing the protein MTSQLIEILSADEIRRTITRLASEVIEKSGDLNNLILIGIYTRGVPLANLIASQIESLEGVKVPVGAIDITFYRDDLDRIKTRTPAKTKMPLDVTGKTVILVDDVIYKGRTIRAAFNAIIEYGRPQKIRLLVLVDRGHRELPIHPDFIGKKLPTAAEEQVKVYLQEIDGKDGVELIK; encoded by the coding sequence ATGACCTCACAGTTAATTGAAATTCTCTCGGCTGACGAAATTCGTCGCACTATTACCCGTTTAGCTTCCGAAGTTATCGAAAAAAGTGGCGATTTAAATAACTTGATTTTGATCGGTATCTACACGCGAGGAGTGCCTTTAGCTAATTTAATTGCTAGTCAAATTGAGAGCTTAGAAGGGGTAAAAGTTCCCGTGGGAGCGATCGATATTACCTTCTATCGCGACGATCTTGATCGCATTAAAACCCGCACTCCTGCTAAAACCAAAATGCCCCTAGATGTCACGGGAAAAACCGTGATTTTAGTTGATGATGTTATCTACAAAGGTCGCACGATCCGCGCCGCTTTCAATGCTATTATTGAGTATGGCAGACCGCAAAAAATCCGCTTATTAGTGTTAGTTGATCGTGGTCATCGGGAATTACCAATTCACCCGGATTTTATAGGCAAAAAACTACCCACCGCAGCCGAGGAACAGGTAAAAGTTTATCTACAAGAGATTGACGGCAAAGATGGGGTGGAATTAATCAAATAA
- a CDS encoding amidase, protein MSDELLPKSALELAQLIRTKQISPLELTHLYLDRIEKFDSQIGSFVHVARESALATASIQTEQLSQITDTAELPPFFGVPTAIKDLNAVAGMPVSYGVAALQGNIAQYDEGIVTRMKMAGFILLGKTATSQLGSFPYTENRGFLPTRNPFNRDYTAGGSSGGAAAAVAAGFCPIAQGSDGGGSIRTPAGCCGLVGIKPSRGRVSYAPVGEFQSGIATNGTLSKTVADGAALLTVISGYTTGDPYWLPDPAFSFLEATKRAVKPLRIAFSTSISPFGEAASVYKDAVIETAKNLEDMGHHLTEYSPDLQALITPFRRIWQAGTAATGIPKELLSPLNQWLLENSGSAGEYLQAVQQMHIISRQIVAIFDNFDVLLLPIFLHQPPRIGEWENLPPEEAVDRMIAWIAPSPIANASGLPAIALPTGVDSQGLPVAIQLVGKPADEITLLGLATQLETQIFSPLF, encoded by the coding sequence ATGAGTGATGAATTATTGCCAAAATCTGCCCTAGAATTAGCCCAACTGATTCGCACTAAACAAATCTCACCCCTAGAATTAACCCATTTATACCTCGACAGAATTGAAAAATTTGACAGTCAAATTGGTAGTTTTGTCCATGTCGCCCGGGAAAGCGCCCTAGCAACCGCCAGCATCCAAACGGAACAATTAAGTCAAATCACCGATACTGCCGAATTACCGCCTTTTTTTGGAGTTCCTACCGCCATTAAAGACTTAAATGCCGTCGCTGGAATGCCGGTTAGTTACGGAGTCGCCGCCTTACAGGGAAATATCGCCCAATACGACGAAGGAATCGTCACCAGAATGAAAATGGCGGGTTTTATCCTTCTGGGCAAAACTGCCACTTCCCAGTTAGGTTCCTTTCCCTACACCGAAAATCGGGGTTTTTTGCCGACTCGTAACCCCTTCAACCGCGATTATACCGCAGGAGGTTCCAGTGGCGGCGCGGCGGCGGCGGTAGCGGCGGGTTTCTGCCCGATTGCCCAGGGTTCCGATGGTGGCGGTTCCATTCGTACTCCGGCGGGTTGTTGCGGTTTGGTGGGGATAAAACCCAGTCGCGGGCGCGTTTCCTATGCCCCGGTGGGGGAATTTCAAAGTGGTATCGCCACTAACGGCACTCTTTCTAAGACGGTGGCAGATGGGGCCGCACTGCTTACCGTGATTTCGGGCTATACGACGGGCGATCCCTACTGGCTACCCGATCCCGCCTTTTCTTTCCTAGAAGCCACCAAAAGAGCCGTAAAACCCCTGAGAATCGCTTTTTCCACTTCCATATCCCCCTTCGGCGAAGCGGCTTCCGTCTATAAAGATGCTGTGATCGAGACGGCTAAAAATTTAGAGGACATGGGGCATCATTTAACGGAGTATTCCCCCGATTTACAGGCTTTAATCACTCCTTTTCGTCGAATTTGGCAAGCGGGGACGGCGGCGACGGGAATTCCCAAGGAGTTATTAAGTCCCCTTAACCAGTGGTTGTTAGAGAATTCTGGCAGCGCAGGGGAGTACCTGCAAGCGGTGCAGCAGATGCACATTATTTCGCGGCAAATTGTGGCGATATTTGATAATTTTGATGTCTTACTTTTGCCCATTTTCCTACATCAACCCCCCAGAATTGGTGAGTGGGAAAATTTACCACCGGAAGAAGCGGTTGATCGGATGATTGCTTGGATTGCCCCTTCTCCCATTGCTAATGCGAGTGGCCTACCCGCGATTGCTTTACCAACGGGAGTGGATAGTCAAGGTTTACCTGTGGCAATTCAGTTAGTGGGTAAACCTGCTGATGAAATCACTTTATTGGGATTAGCAACGCAGCTGGAAACTCAGATTTTTTCGCCTCTATTTTGA